A region of Mobula birostris isolate sMobBir1 chromosome X, sMobBir1.hap1, whole genome shotgun sequence DNA encodes the following proteins:
- the LOC140191445 gene encoding neurexophilin-1 isoform X1, with amino-acid sequence MKMRAQHWCVVLLLHRSLHLVAFTLGNTSNDAEDAKSIAPKSTQKHTLIKSNRMSALSQWVMHVLPSMGNSTILRFPLSSPVSYSKQDIWAWLGNISDQHEDPNSRVKRRPIVKTGKFKKMFGWGDFYSNIKTVKLNLLITGKIVDHGNGTFSVYFRHNSTGQGNISVSLVPPTKAVEFDLAQQTAIDAKDSKIFNCRIEYEKIDRAKKTALCNYDPSKTCYQEQTQSHVSWICSKPFKVICIYISFYSMDYRLVQKVCPDYNYHSDTPYFPSG; translated from the coding sequence GTTGCATTTACACTTGGGAATACATCCAATGATGCTGAAGATGCAAAGTCCATTGCCCCTAAAAGTACACAAAAGCATACGTTAATCAAGAGCAACAGAATGTCTGCCCTCAGTCAGTGGGTCATGCATGTACTACCAAGCATGGGGAACTCCACAATTCTGCGATTCCCTCTCTCCTCACCAGTCTCCTACTCCAAGCAGGATATTTGGGCTTGGCTGGGAAATATTTCTGATCAACATGAAGACCCCAATtccagagtcaagaggagaccaATTGTTAAAACTGGGAAATTTAAGAAAATGTTTGGATGGGGTGATTTTTATTCAAACATCAAAACTGTGAAGTTAAACCTCCTCATCACAGGGAAAATCGTAGACCATGGAAATGGTACATTTAGTGTGTATTTCCGCCATAATTCTACTGGCCAGGGAAACATATCAGTTAGCCTTGTGCCACCCACAAAAGCTGTTGAATTTGACCTGGCTCAACAAACAGCGATTGATGCCAAAGATTCTAAAATATTTAACTGCCGCATTGAATATGAAAAGATTGACAGAGCAAAGAAGACTGCGCTGTGTAATTATGACCCATCCAAAACTTGCTACCAGGAACAGACCCAAAGCCACGTGTCCTGGATTTGTTCCAAGCCCTTTAAAGTCATATGTATCTATATTTCATTTTACAGCATGGATTACAGGCTGGTACAGAAAGTGTGTCCTGACTATAATTACCACAGTGACACTCCCTACTTTCCCTCTGGTTGA
- the LOC140191445 gene encoding neurexophilin-1 isoform X2, producing the protein MFYIALVAFTLGNTSNDAEDAKSIAPKSTQKHTLIKSNRMSALSQWVMHVLPSMGNSTILRFPLSSPVSYSKQDIWAWLGNISDQHEDPNSRVKRRPIVKTGKFKKMFGWGDFYSNIKTVKLNLLITGKIVDHGNGTFSVYFRHNSTGQGNISVSLVPPTKAVEFDLAQQTAIDAKDSKIFNCRIEYEKIDRAKKTALCNYDPSKTCYQEQTQSHVSWICSKPFKVICIYISFYSMDYRLVQKVCPDYNYHSDTPYFPSG; encoded by the coding sequence GTTGCATTTACACTTGGGAATACATCCAATGATGCTGAAGATGCAAAGTCCATTGCCCCTAAAAGTACACAAAAGCATACGTTAATCAAGAGCAACAGAATGTCTGCCCTCAGTCAGTGGGTCATGCATGTACTACCAAGCATGGGGAACTCCACAATTCTGCGATTCCCTCTCTCCTCACCAGTCTCCTACTCCAAGCAGGATATTTGGGCTTGGCTGGGAAATATTTCTGATCAACATGAAGACCCCAATtccagagtcaagaggagaccaATTGTTAAAACTGGGAAATTTAAGAAAATGTTTGGATGGGGTGATTTTTATTCAAACATCAAAACTGTGAAGTTAAACCTCCTCATCACAGGGAAAATCGTAGACCATGGAAATGGTACATTTAGTGTGTATTTCCGCCATAATTCTACTGGCCAGGGAAACATATCAGTTAGCCTTGTGCCACCCACAAAAGCTGTTGAATTTGACCTGGCTCAACAAACAGCGATTGATGCCAAAGATTCTAAAATATTTAACTGCCGCATTGAATATGAAAAGATTGACAGAGCAAAGAAGACTGCGCTGTGTAATTATGACCCATCCAAAACTTGCTACCAGGAACAGACCCAAAGCCACGTGTCCTGGATTTGTTCCAAGCCCTTTAAAGTCATATGTATCTATATTTCATTTTACAGCATGGATTACAGGCTGGTACAGAAAGTGTGTCCTGACTATAATTACCACAGTGACACTCCCTACTTTCCCTCTGGTTGA